A genomic window from Pseudonocardia broussonetiae includes:
- the hisI gene encoding phosphoribosyl-AMP cyclohydrolase: protein MDSALDPAIAARLKRDADGLVCAVAQQHGTGEVLMVAWMDDEALHRTLTTRRATYWSRSRGAYWVKGETSGHAQAVHEVRLDCDGDAIVVVVDQTGPACHTGTRTCFDDDVLLAPA, encoded by the coding sequence CTGGACTCCGCGCTCGACCCCGCGATCGCCGCCCGCCTCAAGCGCGACGCCGACGGCCTGGTCTGCGCCGTCGCCCAGCAGCACGGCACCGGCGAGGTGCTGATGGTCGCCTGGATGGACGACGAGGCGCTGCACCGCACCCTCACCACCCGCCGCGCGACCTACTGGTCGCGCTCGCGCGGCGCGTACTGGGTGAAGGGCGAGACGTCGGGCCACGCGCAGGCCGTGCACGAGGTGCGCCTGGACTGCGACGGCGACGCGATCGTCGTGGTCGTCGACCAGACCGGCCCGGCCTGCCACACCGGCACCCGCACCTGCTTCGACGACGACGTGCTGCTCGCGCCGGCCTGA
- the hisF gene encoding imidazole glycerol phosphate synthase subunit HisF, whose product MSVAVRVIPCLDVSSDEQGRGRVVKGVNFVDLRDAGDPVEMARVYDAEGADELTFLDVTASSGERATMLDVVRRTAEQVFIPLTVGGGIRATDDIDVLLRNGADKVSINTAAIARPELLHEASRRFGSQCIVLSVDARTVPAGEPPTPSGWEVTTHGGRRGTGIDAVEWAARGQELGVGEILLNSMDADGTRAGFDLRMIEAVRARVDVPVIASGGAGEVGHFVPAVRAGADAVLAATVFHFGHFRIGDVKQALKEAEVEVR is encoded by the coding sequence GTGAGCGTGGCCGTGCGTGTGATCCCGTGCCTGGACGTGTCCTCCGACGAGCAGGGGCGCGGACGGGTCGTCAAGGGCGTCAACTTCGTCGACCTGCGCGACGCGGGCGACCCCGTCGAGATGGCGCGCGTCTACGACGCCGAGGGGGCCGACGAGCTGACGTTCCTCGACGTCACGGCCTCGTCCGGCGAGCGCGCCACCATGCTCGACGTCGTCCGCCGCACCGCCGAGCAGGTGTTCATCCCGCTGACGGTCGGCGGCGGCATCCGCGCCACCGACGACATTGACGTGCTGCTGCGCAACGGTGCCGACAAGGTCTCGATCAACACCGCCGCGATCGCCCGCCCGGAGCTGCTGCACGAGGCGAGCCGCCGGTTCGGGTCGCAGTGCATCGTCCTGTCCGTCGACGCCCGCACCGTGCCCGCCGGCGAGCCGCCGACGCCCTCGGGCTGGGAGGTCACCACCCATGGCGGGCGGCGCGGCACCGGCATCGACGCCGTCGAGTGGGCGGCGCGCGGCCAGGAGCTGGGCGTCGGGGAGATCCTGCTCAACTCCATGGACGCCGACGGCACCCGCGCGGGCTTCGACCTGCGCATGATCGAGGCCGTCCGCGCCCGCGTCGACGTCCCGGTGATCGCCAGCGGGGGAGCGGGCGAGGTCGGGCACTTCGTCCCGGCCGTCCGCGCCGGCGCCGACGCCGTGCTCGCCGCCACCGTGTTCCACTTCGGCCACTTCCGCATCGGCGACGTGAAGCAGGCGCTCAAGGAGGCCGAGGTGGAGGTGCGATGA